The genome window TTCCCCTTGACCAAGGGGGTTAAAGTGGGCCCCTTTGTGGCCATCGCGCCGGTAGGCATCGATCAACTCCCGAGAGGGAAAAGAGTTGCTAGGCACTTTGAGCGATGACCCAAAGCTCACCCCCTCAAAAAAATGTCTCCAGCTCTCCTTAACACTCATTGGATCTTCTAGGTATTGAGTGTAAAGGCCTTCGATATACTTCAAGTTTGAAAGATTGGCATAGTCAGACATTATTTCCCTCTCCTTTTGTCTATATCAATCTTTCCCTTTCCCAAAAAGGAAAAATCGCGTATGATCCCGATTTATGAAAAGTGAACGACTAAAGAAGCTGGAGCTGGAGCTCCATGATCTCGAGCAGTGGCTCAACTTAGGCCTTGTCCCTAAGAAGGATATCGAGAAGCATAAGGGAGAGATTGATGCCCTGAAGAAGCGGGTGATCGAAGAAAAGCAGCGGATCCAGACCCAAAAAGATGGGGGAGACGCGGACGAATACACCGTTCCCAAGCGGAATACCCAACAACGTGCTTATCAGGAGCCCCATACCCTTGGAGGGGACCTCGAAGAAGGCGGGGGGATGACCAACGCTGGCCTCGAGGAAGAGTCTCAAGCGACCTCCTATGAGACCGAAGGGCGGACCACGATAGCCGATGATGAGGAACGAGGAACCACTGTCGCTGATGATGAGGAAGACCCCTTTAGCGACAAAAACCGGTGGCGACGGGGAATCCTTGAAGACCCAGACGCTGACTCCTGGTAGTCTGTACCTTCATTTTCCCTTCTGCACCCGCAAGTGTCCCTACTGTCACTTCTATGTGATCCCTAACCGGGACCAAACTCCCTTTTTAGAAGCCCTTCAGATGGAGTGGGAGCTCCGCCGTCCCCAAATCGAGGGGCGGGAGCTTGTCTCCATTTACTTTGGTGGAGGAACTCCCACCCTTTGCGTCAAGGGGATCGAGCAAGCTCTTGCCCAAGTCTCTGCTCCCGAAGTCACCGTTGAAACCAACCCCGAAGATGTCACCCCCGAGCTGATGAACCATCTCTATAGCCTAGGAGTGAACCGCGTGAGCATCGGCGTCCAGTCGCTCAACAATCCCCTTCTTAAACATCTGGGCCGAAATCATACCGCTCAAAAAGCAATCGATGCGGTTCAAATCACTAAAGAGGCGGGGATCGACAATATTACGATCGATCTGATGTATGAGCTCCCCCACCAAACACTAGAGACATGGAAAGAGACGGTCGATAGGGCCGTTAAGCTTCCCATCATCCACCTTTCCCTCTATAACCTCACGATCGAGCCCCATACTGTTTTTCATAAGAGAAAAGAAAAGCTTCTCCCCCACCTTCCCGATGAAGAAACAGCCGCTGCGATGCTCGCCTATGCCTGCGACCGCTTTGAAGAGGTGGGGCTCCACCGGTACGAAATCTCAGCCTTTGGAAAACTCTCGGTCCATAACACCGGCTACTGGACAGGGCGAGAGTTTTTAGGGCTGGGCCCCTCCGCCTTTAGTTATTGGGGTGGGAAGCGGTTTCAAAACAGCTGCTCCCTTTCGAAATATATTCAAGCGCTTCAGACGGGAAAACTTCCGGTCGACTTTGAGGAAAAACTTCCTCCCCTTGCAAGTCTCCATGAAAAGATTGCGGTGGGCCTCCGTATGACAGAAGGGATTGCATTGCTTGACATCCCCTCTTCAACAGAGGCGCTTCTAACCGCTCTTGCAGAGGAGGGGTGGCTCACCTATGAGGAAAGTCGCGCGCGCC of Candidatus Neptunochlamydia vexilliferae contains these proteins:
- the hemW gene encoding radical SAM family heme chaperone HemW, whose product is MKTQTLTPGSLYLHFPFCTRKCPYCHFYVIPNRDQTPFLEALQMEWELRRPQIEGRELVSIYFGGGTPTLCVKGIEQALAQVSAPEVTVETNPEDVTPELMNHLYSLGVNRVSIGVQSLNNPLLKHLGRNHTAQKAIDAVQITKEAGIDNITIDLMYELPHQTLETWKETVDRAVKLPIIHLSLYNLTIEPHTVFHKRKEKLLPHLPDEETAAAMLAYACDRFEEVGLHRYEISAFGKLSVHNTGYWTGREFLGLGPSAFSYWGGKRFQNSCSLSKYIQALQTGKLPVDFEEKLPPLASLHEKIAVGLRMTEGIALLDIPSSTEALLTALAEEGWLTYEESRARLTEKGRLFYDTVAEKVILPAEHGEKEKFKQLTVVVLRGLTEP